GCGTGCTCATCGATGGCAAACCTGTCAACCACTGGCTTGCGGGCACGATGGTTCGTGTTCGTTGGCAGTGGCAGTGAAACCAGGCCAGAATTTGCACGCTCGCTTCGCGCGCGTGGGACGCGCGCTGCGCGAGGCTAGTTTACGATGGGGGGGCCGAGGCTCGGCCCCCCCATACCCCCCGAATTTGCCTTGTTTCAAACAGAAAGCCCCTCCCAAGCCATTTGACACCAGCCACCGAGCGATTCATCATCCGGCCTCTCGATTATCCAAGGAGCTCTGAACGTGTCGCATCCTCCGCTCACGCAACTGTCGGAAGAAGAACGGCTTTTTCGAGACTCGGTGCTCGATTACGCCAAAAAACGCGTGGCCCCGCTCGTGTCCTCAATGGACGAAAAAGGTGCCGTCGAGTCCGGGCTTCTGCCGCCACTTTTCGAGCTCGGTTTGATGGGCGTCGAAGTTCCCGAGGCGTATGGTGGTGCAGGGTCGAGCTTTTTCAATGCGATCCTTGCCGTCGAGGCGCTCGCCGTCGTCGACCCCAGCATCAGTGTGCTCGTCGACGTGCAAAACACCCTCGTGGCCAATGCGTTTTTGCGCTGGGCGACGGAAGCGCAAAAACAAAAATACTTGCCGCGTTTGTGCCGTGAGTGGGTTGGATCGTATGCCTTGAGCGAAGCGGGCAGTGGATCCGATGCATTTGCTCTCGCGACGCGAGCGGTGCAAAAAGATGGCCGCTGGGTGCTCAACGGCCGCAAGCTTTGGATCACCAATGCCAATGAAAGTTCGGTCTTCTTGGTATTCGCCAATGTCGATCCGTCGAAGGGATATCGCGGCATCACGGCGTTCATCGTCGAGCGATCTTTTCCGGGTTTTTCCGTGGGCAAAAAGGAAGACAAGCTTGGGATTCGCGCTTCGAGCACGTGCGAGCTGGTGCTCGAGGATTGCGAAGTGCCCGCGGAAAACGTGGTCGGCGAAGTCGGCAAGGGATACAAAATTGCCATTGAAACGCTCAACGAGGGGCGGATTGGCATTGGCGCGCAGATGATTGGTACGGCGCAGGGAGCTTTCGATCATGCCATGCGATACATGGGCGACCGAAAGCAGTTTGGCCAATCGATTGCGAGCTTTCAGGGCATGCAATTCCAATATGCGCGGGTGGCCGTCGAAATCGAAGCAGCGCGGCTCATGGTGTACAACGCGGCGCGCCTGAAGGACGCCGGACTGCCGTTCGTCAAGGAAGCGGCAATGGCCAAGCTCTTCGCGTCCGAAGTCGCCGAACGCACGGCATCGCAATGCGTCGAGTTTTTCGGCGGCGTGGGTTTTACCAAGGAATACCCCGCGGAGAAGTATTACCGCGACGCGAAAATTGGTAAGATTTACGAAGGCACGTCGAACATGCAGCTCTCGACGATAGCAAAGCTCTTGCAAGCCGAATACGGGATCAAGGGCTAGCCACCACTCGGCAACCTCTTCACCGGCGGCGTCAGCCTCGCCGTCACCCATCGAGCCAGCCGCGGAAACAATAGCGCAATCCCAAGCGACCCTGGATAAACCACGCGCGCCTTTTTCTTGTCCACCGCACGCACCACGAGCCTTGCAAGCTCGTCCGACTTGCCAAGCGGCGACAGGCGCGATGCCCAGGTCGATTCGTATTTCCCGAGCCCCGTGATCCCCATGTCCGTCGCTACCGGCCCCGGATACACCGTGACGACATGAATCCCCGTGTCACGCAATTCCCCGCGTAGTCCCTCGGATGCATTCGCCAGCGCCCCCTTCGATGCATTGTAATAATACATTCCGGGCATCGGCGTAATCGCGCACATGGATGCAATATCTACAATCGTGCCGCTCTTGCGCTCGAGCATTCCTGGAAGCACCGCGCGCACGATCCGCAATGGCGTAAACACATTCAATCGCAAGAGCCGCTCGCCCTCCTCCGGAACCGCCAGCTCCGCAGGCTCGATATGCTGCACGCCCGCATTGTTCACGAGCACGTCGATCGGCCCGAGGGCCTTCTCCGCCGGCGCAATCCAATCCGTCGCGCGTTCGGGGATCGACAAATCCACTTCGTGTACGCTCGTCTGGGCGCCCAATTCTTTGGCGAGCGTTTCGAGGCGATCCTTACGCCGAGCGACCAGCGTCAGCGACGCTCCTTTGGCGCCCCAGGCGCGAGCCATCGCCTCACCAATCCCGACCGAAGCACCCGTAATGGCAACGTGCATGGCCGC
The nucleotide sequence above comes from Polyangiaceae bacterium. Encoded proteins:
- a CDS encoding acyl-CoA dehydrogenase produces the protein MSHPPLTQLSEEERLFRDSVLDYAKKRVAPLVSSMDEKGAVESGLLPPLFELGLMGVEVPEAYGGAGSSFFNAILAVEALAVVDPSISVLVDVQNTLVANAFLRWATEAQKQKYLPRLCREWVGSYALSEAGSGSDAFALATRAVQKDGRWVLNGRKLWITNANESSVFLVFANVDPSKGYRGITAFIVERSFPGFSVGKKEDKLGIRASSTCELVLEDCEVPAENVVGEVGKGYKIAIETLNEGRIGIGAQMIGTAQGAFDHAMRYMGDRKQFGQSIASFQGMQFQYARVAVEIEAARLMVYNAARLKDAGLPFVKEAAMAKLFASEVAERTASQCVEFFGGVGFTKEYPAEKYYRDAKIGKIYEGTSNMQLSTIAKLLQAEYGIKG
- a CDS encoding SDR family NAD(P)-dependent oxidoreductase, yielding MHVAITGASVGIGEAMARAWGAKGASLTLVARRKDRLETLAKELGAQTSVHEVDLSIPERATDWIAPAEKALGPIDVLVNNAGVQHIEPAELAVPEEGERLLRLNVFTPLRIVRAVLPGMLERKSGTIVDIASMCAITPMPGMYYYNASKGALANASEGLRGELRDTGIHVVTVYPGPVATDMGITGLGKYESTWASRLSPLGKSDELARLVVRAVDKKKARVVYPGSLGIALLFPRLARWVTARLTPPVKRLPSGG